The following proteins are encoded in a genomic region of Ornithinibacillus sp. 4-3:
- a CDS encoding MATE family efflux transporter, with product MYQTFSLKEKLKLFSIILFPILITQISLNLMTFFNTVMSGQSGAVDLAGVAIGASIWSPIFTSVTGILLALTPIIAQLIGANKYDDIPKQVQQGIYVSIFISIIVIIAILLLVNPILNLLSLEPEVLYIAKYYLLAICIGIMPLFIFTTLRNFMNALGKTNVSMFIILISLPINVLLNYLLIFGKFGFPALGGIGSGIATSLTYWLVCIITIVIIYKSEIFRPYHIFKSWSKPLFSYWWEQLKVGVPIGISIFFESSIFAAVTLFISVYSTYTIAAHQAAMNFVSLLYMIPLSVGMALTIAVGYEVGARRFSHARTFGYIGISSGFIIAIFVGLILFIFDDEIARMYSSNPQVIDLTKQFIIYAIIFQIADAFGPPIQGSLRGYKDVNITLYIALISYWIIGLPSGWLLAKYTALEPFGYWVGLIIGLTIGSIALLIRLLYVQRQYATGSKLMRL from the coding sequence ATGTATCAAACTTTTTCATTAAAAGAAAAACTAAAATTATTTTCCATTATTTTATTTCCCATCCTCATCACACAAATTAGCTTAAATTTAATGACTTTCTTTAATACAGTTATGTCAGGTCAATCCGGAGCTGTTGATCTTGCTGGAGTGGCAATAGGAGCTAGCATATGGTCTCCTATCTTTACAAGTGTGACTGGAATATTACTTGCCCTAACACCAATTATTGCTCAATTAATTGGTGCCAACAAATATGATGATATTCCAAAACAAGTTCAACAAGGAATTTATGTTTCCATTTTTATTTCAATTATTGTCATTATTGCTATTTTACTTTTAGTAAATCCCATTTTGAACTTATTATCATTAGAACCTGAAGTACTATATATTGCGAAATATTATTTACTCGCAATTTGTATTGGAATTATGCCTTTATTTATCTTTACAACACTTAGAAACTTTATGAATGCACTTGGAAAAACAAATGTTTCTATGTTTATTATTTTAATTTCGTTACCAATCAATGTTCTGTTAAATTATCTTTTAATTTTTGGGAAATTTGGATTTCCAGCACTTGGTGGAATTGGCTCTGGAATAGCTACTTCACTCACTTATTGGCTAGTTTGTATCATTACAATTGTAATCATCTATAAATCGGAAATCTTTCGTCCTTATCATATTTTTAAATCATGGAGTAAGCCTTTATTTTCTTATTGGTGGGAACAATTAAAAGTAGGAGTGCCTATTGGTATCTCCATCTTTTTTGAATCTAGTATTTTTGCAGCTGTAACTCTTTTCATCAGTGTTTATAGTACATATACTATTGCAGCACACCAGGCAGCAATGAATTTCGTTTCTTTGTTATACATGATTCCACTTAGTGTTGGGATGGCTCTAACAATTGCCGTAGGATACGAGGTTGGTGCAAGAAGATTTAGTCATGCTCGAACATTTGGTTATATAGGGATTAGCAGTGGTTTTATTATTGCTATTTTTGTAGGCTTGATCTTATTTATTTTTGATGATGAAATTGCACGAATGTATTCTTCAAATCCACAAGTCATTGACTTAACAAAACAATTTATTATTTATGCGATTATTTTCCAAATTGCAGATGCTTTTGGTCCACCAATTCAAGGTTCACTTCGAGGGTATAAAGATGTAAATATCACATTATATATAGCGCTTATTTCCTATTGGATTATCGGTTTACCAAGTGGTTGGCTTCTTGCAAAATACACCGCACTTGAACCATTCGGTTATTGGGTAGGTCTAATTATTGGTTTAACTATTGGTTCCATTGCATTATTAATACGCCTATTATATGTACAACGACAATATGCAACTGGTTCAAAGTTGATGCGTTTGTAA
- a CDS encoding undecaprenyldiphospho-muramoylpentapeptide beta-N-acetylglucosaminyltransferase, whose translation MKKKRILFTGGGTAGHVIVNVALIPLFQKEGWEIDYIGSKDGIERKLISELPGVQYYPISTGKLRRYMSIENIKDPFKVLKGIFQAWRIIGKRKPSVIFSKGGFVSVPVVLAAKLRGVPTVIHESDYTPGLANKLSMPFVKQILTTFPETLKYVNQKKATYVGAVVREELFMGDKQKGLKLTNFTTDKPVLLIMGGSAGSQKMNEIVRDSLDTLLDHFQIIHICGEGHVDEKMNQAGYVQFGYVNEELKDLLAITNFVISRAGANAIFEFLALKIPMLLIPLSRAASRGDQIINAKSFTKSGYARTIEEEQLTKESFIDEITQLQKHAPALLETMKNYQSDQARDTVMAIIKENSK comes from the coding sequence ATGAAAAAGAAAAGAATTCTTTTTACAGGTGGGGGAACGGCAGGACATGTCATTGTGAATGTAGCATTGATTCCCCTTTTTCAAAAAGAAGGCTGGGAAATAGATTATATTGGTTCAAAAGATGGAATTGAACGAAAATTAATTAGTGAGCTACCAGGAGTTCAATATTATCCTATATCTACAGGAAAGCTACGACGTTATATGTCTATTGAAAATATAAAGGATCCCTTTAAAGTATTGAAGGGGATATTCCAAGCATGGAGAATTATTGGGAAACGAAAGCCTTCTGTTATTTTTTCAAAAGGGGGATTTGTATCTGTTCCAGTTGTACTTGCAGCTAAATTACGTGGTGTACCTACAGTTATTCATGAATCAGATTACACACCAGGGCTTGCTAATAAGCTATCTATGCCATTTGTAAAACAAATTTTAACTACATTCCCTGAAACTTTAAAATATGTAAATCAAAAAAAAGCAACCTATGTTGGGGCGGTAGTACGTGAAGAGCTTTTTATGGGAGATAAACAGAAGGGGTTAAAGCTTACTAATTTTACTACAGATAAGCCTGTTTTATTAATTATGGGTGGAAGTGCTGGCTCCCAAAAAATGAACGAAATTGTTCGAGATAGCTTAGATACATTATTGGATCATTTCCAAATTATTCATATTTGTGGTGAGGGTCATGTTGATGAAAAAATGAATCAAGCAGGTTATGTTCAATTTGGGTATGTAAATGAAGAGCTTAAAGATTTATTAGCAATTACTAATTTCGTTATTTCTCGTGCTGGAGCAAATGCTATTTTTGAATTTTTAGCATTAAAAATTCCTATGTTACTTATTCCTTTGTCTAGAGCGGCAAGTCGTGGAGATCAAATTATTAATGCCAAATCATTTACCAAAAGTGGTTATGCTAGAACAATAGAGGAAGAACAATTAACAAAGGAAAGCTTTATTGATGAAATAACTCAACTTCAAAAGCATGCACCAGCTTTACTAGAAACAATGAAGAATTATCAGAGTGATCAAGCTAGAGATACCGTTATGGCTATCATTAAAGAAAACAGTAAATAA
- a CDS encoding beta-class carbonic anhydrase, translating to MSLERLLEYNRKFVAEEKYKQYETDSIPNKKMVIFTCMESRLIELLLKAFDLKNGDVKMLKNAGAIIRKPFDSIMKSILVAVYELKAEEIIVVGHHDCGMSRVDTTALVEHMKERGVTQETLDTLKHAGIYLEKEFHGFDTVEESIEQSVRIIRNHPLLPKQVKVHGLVIDPHTGKADVVTRE from the coding sequence ATGTCATTAGAAAGATTACTAGAATATAACAGAAAATTTGTTGCAGAGGAAAAATATAAGCAGTATGAAACAGACAGTATTCCTAATAAAAAAATGGTGATTTTCACCTGTATGGAGTCTAGACTTATTGAATTACTTTTAAAAGCTTTTGATTTGAAAAATGGCGATGTGAAAATGCTTAAAAATGCTGGAGCTATTATTCGTAAGCCTTTTGATAGTATTATGAAAAGTATTTTAGTTGCTGTTTATGAACTAAAAGCAGAAGAAATTATTGTTGTTGGACATCATGATTGTGGTATGTCTCGAGTAGATACAACTGCCCTTGTTGAGCATATGAAAGAAAGAGGGGTTACTCAGGAAACCCTAGACACATTAAAACATGCAGGCATCTATTTAGAAAAGGAATTCCATGGGTTCGACACTGTAGAAGAATCAATTGAACAAAGTGTTCGAATCATCCGTAATCATCCACTTCTACCTAAGCAGGTAAAAGTACATGGACTTGTTATTGATCCACACACTGGTAAAGCGGATGTTGTTACAAGAGAATAG
- a CDS encoding S1C family serine protease, translating to MDKKEHENQDIIDKDLYEDIDDEEMYELVQEARREILEKEREEKENPPPRKSFPKWTFWIIAIALVINIIALLPQTISIPAIDFIKTSIRLSAQEDIKEYKKSVVVIEAGDSRGTGFSISEDGTILTNYHVIEGENPVTIAFPEEGLYSGEVTEVYPDIDLAVVEVKGEGLPHLTLADQTDFQQGDKINFIGNPLNFNGIANEGEIINYTRLGSWDEDVIMIQAPVYRGNSGSPIINQDGLVIGIIFATMETDSHGKVGLFIPIDLYYKYIDE from the coding sequence ATGGATAAGAAAGAGCATGAAAATCAGGATATTATTGATAAGGATCTTTATGAAGATATAGATGATGAAGAAATGTATGAGTTGGTGCAAGAAGCTAGAAGAGAAATTTTGGAAAAAGAAAGGGAGGAAAAGGAAAATCCACCACCCCGAAAAAGTTTTCCAAAATGGACATTTTGGATTATTGCAATTGCATTGGTTATAAATATTATTGCTTTATTACCACAAACCATATCGATACCAGCTATTGATTTTATTAAAACTTCTATCCGTTTATCTGCACAGGAGGATATTAAGGAATATAAGAAATCAGTTGTTGTGATTGAAGCTGGAGATTCGCGTGGTACTGGGTTTTCTATTTCTGAGGATGGTACCATTTTAACGAATTATCATGTTATTGAAGGGGAAAATCCTGTTACGATCGCATTTCCAGAAGAAGGTTTATACAGTGGAGAAGTGACAGAGGTATATCCAGACATTGATCTTGCGGTAGTAGAAGTAAAAGGGGAAGGCTTGCCCCACCTCACACTAGCTGATCAAACAGATTTTCAACAAGGTGATAAGATTAATTTTATTGGTAATCCGTTAAATTTTAATGGAATTGCTAATGAAGGAGAAATAATAAACTATACTCGATTAGGTAGCTGGGATGAGGATGTTATTATGATTCAAGCACCTGTTTATCGAGGAAATAGTGGAAGTCCAATTATTAATCAAGATGGTTTAGTAATTGGTATTATCTTCGCAACCATGGAAACTGACTCACATGGAAAGGTAGGATTATTTATTCCAATTGACCTATATTATAAATATATAGATGAATAA
- the sigI gene encoding RNA polymerase sigma-I factor, whose amino-acid sequence MMITPISETNNEKMTIEDMIASVQQGDITMQNYLLHAYQPFIAKCVSEVCKRYIDRRDDEFSIGLSGFNEAILHYSSHKGCSFFAFAQLVVKRKVIDYIRSIQSTMIVTSLDEKYDDEQVENTNEIIVATNFYMEQQESWQRKEEVKDFSEQLKAYKLSLMELAEVSPKHRDARESAIQIARTIYNEPKLRDYVIEKKKLPIRDLLKIVKVSKKTLERNRKYILAIFIVLNEGYVYLNDYLKGTGL is encoded by the coding sequence ATGATGATTACCCCTATCAGTGAAACAAATAATGAAAAGATGACAATTGAAGATATGATTGCTTCTGTACAGCAAGGGGATATAACGATGCAGAATTATTTATTGCATGCATATCAGCCTTTTATTGCAAAATGTGTATCAGAAGTTTGTAAAAGATATATTGATCGAAGAGATGATGAGTTTAGTATTGGCTTATCAGGATTTAACGAGGCAATATTACATTATTCCTCCCATAAGGGTTGTTCGTTTTTCGCATTTGCTCAATTAGTTGTGAAGCGAAAAGTAATTGATTATATACGTTCGATACAAAGTACAATGATAGTAACTTCTCTAGATGAAAAATACGATGACGAACAAGTAGAAAATACGAATGAAATTATTGTTGCCACAAACTTTTATATGGAACAACAAGAGTCATGGCAACGTAAAGAAGAAGTAAAAGATTTTAGTGAACAATTGAAAGCGTATAAATTATCTTTAATGGAATTAGCCGAGGTTTCCCCAAAACATAGAGATGCGAGGGAATCCGCTATTCAAATAGCAAGAACGATTTATAATGAACCAAAATTACGAGATTATGTAATAGAAAAGAAAAAACTGCCTATTAGAGATCTTTTAAAAATAGTTAAAGTAAGCAAGAAAACATTAGAGAGAAATAGGAAGTATATTTTAGCTATTTTTATTGTTTTAAATGAGGGCTATGTATATTTAAATGATTATTTAAAGGGGACAGGTTTGTGA
- a CDS encoding anti-sigma factor domain-containing protein, with the protein MKQGIVMGCYDRFMIVLTKEGEFVKAKQISDCTIGEEVNFELFTQDKRIHLAKKITSHVLTVASIMLLIIVPLSLFYHQPKSYAFINIDANPSIEIELKRDLTVKNIKPLNVDAIHTIRHFEQTKGMAFEEFLSHLMMICEKSDYLDDKRQMLIGINYGIEETEHEQIDISDLKTDHDNWEIAAYNVPSEVREIAKQSHLSMNRVLANKMEEQDESILRMFEETNQDSIQKKDMITTFYDE; encoded by the coding sequence GTGAAACAAGGGATTGTTATGGGGTGTTACGATCGCTTTATGATTGTTTTAACAAAAGAGGGTGAATTTGTTAAAGCTAAACAAATCAGTGATTGTACAATTGGTGAAGAGGTCAATTTCGAGCTTTTTACACAAGATAAACGAATTCATCTTGCTAAAAAGATTACATCACATGTATTAACAGTGGCTTCTATAATGCTATTGATTATCGTACCTCTAAGTTTATTCTACCATCAGCCAAAATCGTATGCATTTATTAATATTGATGCTAATCCAAGTATTGAAATAGAGTTAAAGCGTGATTTAACCGTGAAAAATATAAAACCTTTAAATGTCGATGCCATACATACAATAAGACATTTTGAACAAACAAAAGGAATGGCATTTGAAGAGTTTTTATCTCACTTAATGATGATATGTGAAAAAAGTGATTATCTTGATGATAAGCGGCAAATGTTAATTGGAATAAACTACGGCATAGAAGAAACAGAACATGAGCAAATTGATATAAGTGATTTAAAAACAGACCATGACAACTGGGAAATAGCAGCATATAATGTTCCAAGTGAAGTAAGAGAAATCGCTAAACAATCACATTTGTCTATGAATAGAGTATTAGCCAATAAAATGGAAGAACAAGATGAATCAATTTTACGCATGTTTGAAGAAACCAACCAAGATAGCATTCAAAAGAAGGATATGATCACCACTTTTTACGATGAGTAA
- a CDS encoding YhdB family protein, with protein sequence MTSTDYDKAVHFLLEKQWDNLFVLMMHTNDDFLSKRIYDFLCDFQYHPNQLIYSHDRLIHYLDHAQQTYLFI encoded by the coding sequence ATGACTAGTACGGATTATGATAAAGCTGTTCATTTTCTATTAGAAAAGCAATGGGATAACTTGTTCGTATTAATGATGCATACAAATGATGATTTTTTATCAAAGAGAATTTATGATTTTTTATGCGACTTTCAGTATCATCCTAACCAATTAATTTATTCACATGACAGATTAATTCATTACTTAGATCATGCCCAACAAACCTATTTATTTATTTGA
- a CDS encoding YhcN/YlaJ family sporulation lipoprotein: MNKKLVTIGIALTLTLVGCSTQRDDTNNTDNIEPTRYNEQMNRANDGNRPGDGTIYPRGVGDEARDNGDDMNRHERTGNYSVSEEAADRIVDQMDDIDQAYVLMTNRNAYVAALLDTDRAQERMDDQTNYDIAENTTEEGHILTDDVKNKISEIVQSVDSNVDNVYITTNPDFADLINNYMADVDAGKPVRGFFDQFGNMIERIFPQNKS, from the coding sequence GTGAATAAGAAATTAGTAACAATTGGAATCGCACTAACATTAACACTTGTTGGCTGTAGTACACAACGAGATGATACTAATAACACAGACAACATAGAGCCAACGCGATATAATGAACAAATGAATAGGGCAAATGATGGTAATCGACCTGGGGATGGTACAATTTATCCACGAGGTGTAGGGGATGAGGCGAGAGATAATGGCGATGACATGAATCGTCATGAAAGAACAGGAAATTACTCTGTATCAGAAGAGGCAGCAGATCGTATCGTTGATCAGATGGACGATATTGATCAAGCGTATGTATTGATGACAAATCGTAATGCATATGTAGCGGCATTATTAGATACAGATCGTGCACAAGAACGTATGGATGATCAAACAAATTATGACATTGCAGAAAATACTACTGAAGAAGGTCATATACTAACAGATGATGTGAAAAATAAAATCTCTGAAATTGTTCAATCAGTAGATAGTAATGTAGATAATGTGTATATTACAACAAATCCTGACTTCGCTGATTTAATAAATAATTACATGGCGGATGTTGATGCTGGAAAACCAGTAAGAGGATTTTTTGATCAATTCGGCAATATGATTGAGCGCATTTTCCCTCAAAATAAATCATAA
- a CDS encoding dipeptidase, which produces MMQKTLQYLQENKDNYLKILKDFLSIPSISTDSAYNDQVQEAANFLKKYISEIGFDNVKQLETGNHPVVYAEYLQAGPDAPTVLIYGHYDVQPVDPIEHWDSDPFQAEVRDGRLYARGSSDDKGQVFMHLAVFDAILKAEGKLPINVKLCIEGEEEIGSANFKPVLIEHQELLKADFAVVSDTSMITAGQPTILYGLKGLTGLEFTVTSATHDLHSGMYGGAVRNPLMTLAHILSTMKNEEEVVTVDGFYDGIEELSDEERALIAELEGENYQETTGAIETVSEQGYSAKEHTMARPTLEVNGMHGGYQGEGTKTIIPAYASAKITCRLVPGQDPEHIQNLLEKHILEHTPSGVKVTIEKGKVSAKSYKVEPDHPLIKQAASSYAKAFGKECVFMRMGGSIPVVEWFDEVFAYPIILLGFGTPEDRLHSPNESFPLENFEKGMETLVYYWEEVAN; this is translated from the coding sequence ATAATGCAGAAAACACTTCAATATTTACAAGAAAATAAAGATAATTATCTAAAAATTTTAAAAGATTTTTTATCCATTCCAAGTATTAGTACAGATAGTGCATATAATGATCAAGTTCAAGAAGCAGCAAATTTCTTAAAGAAATATATAAGCGAAATTGGTTTTGATAACGTGAAGCAATTAGAAACAGGGAATCATCCTGTTGTTTATGCTGAGTATTTACAAGCTGGACCAGATGCACCAACTGTTTTAATTTATGGTCATTATGATGTACAACCTGTAGATCCTATCGAACATTGGGACAGTGATCCATTCCAAGCAGAAGTTCGCGATGGTCGTTTATATGCGAGAGGCTCAAGTGATGATAAAGGTCAGGTATTTATGCACCTTGCTGTATTTGACGCTATTTTAAAAGCAGAAGGTAAGCTTCCAATCAATGTGAAGCTGTGTATTGAAGGAGAGGAAGAGATTGGCAGTGCTAATTTCAAACCAGTATTAATAGAACATCAAGAGCTTTTAAAAGCTGATTTTGCAGTTGTTTCAGATACAAGTATGATTACAGCTGGACAGCCAACTATTTTATATGGATTAAAAGGCTTAACAGGATTAGAATTTACAGTTACAAGTGCTACTCATGATTTACACTCTGGAATGTATGGTGGAGCAGTTCGTAATCCATTGATGACATTAGCACATATTCTGTCAACTATGAAAAATGAAGAGGAAGTAGTTACCGTGGATGGCTTTTATGATGGTATTGAAGAACTTTCTGATGAGGAACGTGCATTAATTGCAGAGTTAGAAGGAGAAAATTATCAGGAAACAACTGGAGCTATTGAAACAGTATCAGAGCAAGGCTATAGTGCAAAAGAACATACAATGGCAAGACCTACACTAGAAGTAAATGGAATGCATGGTGGCTATCAAGGAGAAGGTACTAAAACGATTATACCTGCTTATGCGAGTGCCAAAATTACTTGTCGTCTTGTTCCAGGTCAAGACCCTGAACATATTCAAAATTTATTAGAAAAACATATTTTAGAGCATACACCATCAGGAGTTAAAGTAACGATAGAAAAAGGAAAAGTATCTGCAAAATCTTATAAGGTAGAACCAGATCATCCACTTATCAAGCAGGCAGCAAGTAGCTATGCAAAAGCATTTGGTAAAGAGTGTGTGTTTATGCGCATGGGAGGATCTATTCCTGTTGTAGAATGGTTTGATGAAGTTTTTGCATATCCAATCATCCTATTGGGATTTGGGACACCGGAAGATCGTTTGCATTCACCTAATGAAAGTTTTCCATTAGAGAATTTTGAAAAAGGAATGGAAACACTTGTATATTATTGGGAAGAAGTAGCAAACTGA
- a CDS encoding (S)-benzoin forming benzil reductase, translating to MKYAVVTGASRGLGEAVAKLLLESGIHVFGISRNENKTLVEVAKQNNVDYEHFNCDLGKTEEVNQLLQLMMEHLAKVELTNLYLVNNAAVVEPVNQALNIAGEDLAYHVHINNIAPMLLMNRLLKFSTETDISFIGVNVTSAAALRPVLGWSAYCSSKASINLYTKTVALEQDEYQSGHKVFAFNPGIMDTGMQEAIRSNSEDAFKDVERFKKYKANNDLKSADTVGGILVDIMLDGSNLENGKIYDIQEYIGG from the coding sequence ATGAAATATGCTGTTGTAACAGGAGCATCTCGGGGGTTAGGAGAAGCTGTTGCTAAATTATTATTGGAATCAGGTATTCATGTGTTCGGTATTTCACGAAATGAAAATAAGACTTTGGTAGAGGTAGCTAAGCAAAACAATGTGGATTATGAACATTTTAATTGTGATTTAGGAAAGACAGAAGAAGTAAATCAATTACTTCAACTAATGATGGAGCATTTGGCCAAAGTTGAACTAACAAATCTTTATCTTGTGAATAACGCAGCAGTGGTTGAGCCTGTAAATCAGGCGCTGAATATTGCCGGTGAAGATTTAGCCTATCATGTGCATATTAATAATATTGCTCCAATGTTATTAATGAACCGTTTATTAAAGTTTTCGACAGAAACAGACATTTCATTTATTGGAGTAAATGTGACATCTGCAGCAGCATTACGTCCTGTTCTTGGCTGGAGTGCATATTGTAGCTCGAAGGCAAGTATAAATTTATACACTAAAACAGTTGCTTTAGAGCAAGATGAATATCAATCAGGTCATAAAGTTTTTGCTTTTAATCCAGGAATTATGGATACAGGCATGCAAGAAGCAATACGTTCCAATTCGGAAGATGCATTTAAAGATGTAGAACGTTTTAAAAAATATAAAGCGAATAATGATTTGAAGTCTGCTGATACAGTTGGCGGCATACTCGTAGATATCATGCTTGATGGATCAAATCTTGAAAATGGAAAGATATACGATATTCAAGAATATATTGGCGGTTAA
- the map gene encoding type I methionyl aminopeptidase — protein sequence MIIRKSKREIEAMKKAGDLLVLCHKEIAKMIKPGITTMEIDTFVESFLKKHGATPEQKGYNDYPYATCASVNDEICHGFPRNEKLNDGDIVTIDLVVNLNGALADSAWTYAVGNVDDEGKRLMEVTKTSLYKGIEQAQVGNRIGDIGHAIQTYAEAEGFSVVRDFTGHGIGPTIHEAPQIPHFGLPNKGPRLREGMVITIEPMINEGKWESKMDANNWTARTIDKSRSAQYEHTLAITKEGPIILTDQDND from the coding sequence TTGATTATTAGAAAAAGCAAGCGTGAAATAGAAGCAATGAAAAAAGCAGGTGACTTACTTGTTTTATGTCATAAAGAAATAGCTAAAATGATTAAACCTGGTATTACAACAATGGAAATTGATACTTTTGTGGAATCATTCTTAAAGAAACATGGAGCAACACCAGAGCAAAAGGGGTATAATGACTATCCTTATGCAACATGTGCATCGGTGAATGATGAAATTTGTCATGGGTTTCCTAGAAATGAGAAATTAAATGATGGAGATATTGTTACGATTGATCTTGTTGTTAATTTAAATGGTGCACTTGCGGATTCTGCTTGGACCTATGCAGTAGGTAATGTAGATGATGAAGGTAAACGACTTATGGAAGTAACAAAAACTTCATTATACAAAGGGATAGAGCAAGCTCAAGTTGGAAATCGTATTGGTGATATTGGTCATGCTATTCAGACTTATGCAGAAGCAGAAGGGTTCTCTGTTGTAAGAGATTTCACGGGTCATGGTATTGGACCAACTATCCATGAAGCTCCTCAAATCCCGCATTTTGGTTTGCCTAATAAAGGTCCTAGATTACGCGAAGGTATGGTTATTACAATAGAACCAATGATTAATGAAGGCAAATGGGAAAGTAAAATGGATGCTAATAATTGGACAGCAAGAACGATAGATAAAAGTCGTTCAGCACAATATGAGCATACGTTAGCTATTACAAAAGAAGGTCCAATTATTTTAACTGATCAGGATAATGATTAA